TTTTGTGCCCGCATCTTTTTCAGGATGTTCGGTAGCCGCTTTCCCCTGTTTGACATCACGAAATCGTTTTTTGGCCATTAGAAATCCCAGACCACCGCGGCATAGGGACCGTCAAAGTCCATATCGACGACAAGACCGTCTACCAGGTCCTGGCTGTCAAGGTGCAAGGCCTTGTATCCCGCTTCGATACCCAGACCCATACTGAAGGTATATCGGGCGCTCAGTTCGTAGGTATAGAAGGTCGTATCGTCATAGCTGAAGATGTCTCCCTCGAACTGCAGAGAGATATCGGTACTTGGAATGTTGAATCTGGCTTTCCCGTAGAGCGTAGGCATAAAAAGAGAGAAGTCCGTGGATTCGGTATGCGAAAAAGAGAATGGCTCAAAACCGGTCAAGGCGGTCACATCGATATTCCCGTCAATATATCCCAATGTGACACCTATATCGGCCTCTGCCCAGTTGTCAAGCAGTTCATAGTAGAGGGTCAGGTCGTATTTGCTGATATCGAGACTGTTCTCAATGGTACCAAGGGTCGGGATGTGTATGCCTCCCCAAACGAAGTCATTGCCTACCTCTCCTGTACCCTCATGAGAGAGTTGGGTAAACGCAACCTTGACATTGGGTATCAATGGTGCCGGATGTTCGATATAGGCCTTAAGAAAGATGTTCTCGTTACTCTCCCAGTGCAGGGTATCTTCAAGATCGGCAGAAGTTCCCAGCCCCAAACCGGTGTAAGGTTCGGTATAAGAGGCATATCCGCTGGGTGTATGGCTGTACATCCCGATGAAGAATTCGCCGCCTATGGTATCGGCATAGAGTAGTCCGGAAGTCAAGAGAGACGCAAGTGTCAGTTTTTTTATCATAGGTTATCCTTATTTGAATTATTCGTTCGTATAATACTACTTTAAACCTTGGGTCATCGTAAAGATAGGCAAAAGCATGGCCGAGACGATCACTCCGACGATCGTTCCGATAAGGAGCATCATTAAAGGTTCGAGAAGTCCCAGAAGCAGTTTGAGCTTGTCCTCATTTTCCTCGGCATACAGATGGGAGATATTATCCAGAATGTTAGCCACCTCGCTTGACTCCTCTCCCAGTGCCAGAGACTGCATGAAGTTCCGTTTGAGCTTTACGCCTTTGGCGAGTTGCAGCGCGTTCGAGAGTTTGTTCCCCTCAAGTACCTTGACGGAAGCTGTTTCAAACAGTTCTTTGAGCTTGTAATTGCCAAAAGAGGCGGTTGCGAGGTTGACCGCCTGGGCATATGCCACACCCGAATCCAGCATTAAAGAAAGGATATAGGAAAAACGGCCCAGTTCATGGTTCTGAATAAGGGGACCGAGAAGTGGCAGTTTCAGTAGCAGGCCATCCCAAAAACGGTGAAAAGTATCGATCCTGCTGTAGGCCAGCTTGAAAAGAGAGATCATAAGCAGAATGCCGATTATCAGGTGAATATAGTAATGGGTAAGAAAATCACTGATACTGAGTACGAATTGGGTGATAGGTGGCAGCTCTTGATCGGTATCTTCAAATACCTCTGTGATCTTGGGGACCACAAATGCGATAAGAAAAGAAGTCATTGCAATGGCAACGGTAAAAATGACTGCAGGGTAGACCATAGCACCCTTGACCTGTTTCTTGACCTTGTTCTGTGCCGAGAAGAAATTCCCCATGTTGGTGAGCACTTCGACCATCTTTCCGCTTTGCCCTGCAATATTGAGACTCTGTACGAAGAACTCGGGCATGGCATAGACTTTCTGTGTTTCGAGTGCATGGTAAAGTGATTTCCCTTCATCTATCATCGTTTTAAGGGAGTTTAGGAAAGAGACATACTTCTTCTCTCCTTCATGCTGGTTTTCAAGTAGACGAATGGCGGTCAGGATAGTCATTCCGGAGTTGAGGTAGGAAGAGAGTTCTCTGGAAAAAGTGGCCAGCATCTCTCCAGGCATCTCTCTTTTGGAAAAGGTATCGAGCGAGAATTCTCTGGTCGGGGTAAGAGCCTCATAATAGATATTTTGACTGCGCAACTTCTGTCCGGCTTCTTCGGTCGTACCGGCGGTCACCGTTCCTTTTACTCTTTTGCCTGTTTTGTCAAAACCTTTATATTTAAAAAGCATTCCTCAACCAGTCCTTGTGTGTGTTGTGTATGGATAGTAGTTCGATATTATAACTTTTTTAGCTGTATGTTGCTATAGTTAGGGATGAAACGGTTCGTAGCGCTCTATTTCCTTTTTTTGGCTTTGCTGTTCGTCTTCCTTTATCTGCCTACATCCCCCGTCTCCCTCTTTCTCAACCAGGCACAGACGGACCTGACACTTAAGCTTCTGGACCTTTTTTTGGAACCCGAACAGCTGCAGGGTATCGATATCATGATCACTCCGAATTACAAGATCATCATCAACCAGGCCTGTAACGGCTTTATACCTTTCTTCTTCCTTGCCGCATCCATTCTGGCCTATCCTGCGTCACTGCTGCATAAGACGGTATGGATAGTGATCGGCTATGTGGTTTTCAGTGTCGTGAATGTCATGCGTATCCTGCTGGTGGTCTATTTTGTCCAGCAGGAGGGAGGCAGGGACAATTTCCACTGGTCGCACGATATGATTGGGAACACTGTTCTGATGGTCGTAGGACTGGGGCTTTTTGTTGCCTTCATGAGGAGTGGCAGGGTTAGAATCCGCTGATTTTGAAGCGGAAATAGGCCGAAGAATACCTGCCCTTGAGCTTGATCTCCTCAACTGTGGCGGAGGGACCGACCCCCTCCTCTGGTGTTAGGTTGACCGCTTCGGGGATGAAAAATTCTCTACTTGCTTTTTTGAGGATCTCCCTGCTTTTAAGGTCATCGATCTTGAAATAAGGCTGCAACATTTCATAAGCATCTTTTGTGTCTTTGTGATACCGGAGTGCCTCATCGGTCAGAAAGAGTGAGTCTTGCAGTGAGAGTTTGTTGCGTTCAGTAATATAGACGATCTGGGCATGGTTCTGACTGTGTATTCTGAGAACATAGACAATGGAAAAGGAGATGATAATGACAGAGATCAGGATCTCAATAATGGTGAAAGCAGGACGTAAGGTTTTCAATAGAAATCTCCGTTTCCTGCAGCGAGTCGGCTATCCCTGAGCCAGAGTTCTCGTGCTTCCTCAAGGGAGTCGACCTTCTGTGCTTCCCCAAAATATGCCGGTAAAAAATAGATGCCGTGTCTATTCTCCAGAATGAGCTGTGTCGAGCTGCCATTCTTATAGAAGTTCATTTCCAAACAGATCTTTTTGTCTTGGTATCGTCCGCCTTCGATTTCAAGCAGTGTTTCCTGGGCGTCGAGTGTATAGGTTTTGCTCCCTGCAAGATCGATCTTGTTCTCATAGGCTTCGAAAGGGGAAGTAATGTCTTTGCGCAGATAACAGTTTCTGCACTGGTTGATACATATCAGGGTTCCTTCTTCGTTGAAAAGTTCAGAGTTCTCAATAGTCGTTTTAAGATTGAGAGCAGTCAGTGCCTTGGGTTTGTTCTCACTTTTTTCCACACCTTCAAAGCCCAAAAAGTAGACAATGGAAACGATAACGATGACAACAAGAAGCTCAAGAAGAGAAAAGGCGCTTCTTGGCGTTCTATCAGAGAGAAATAGCATGAAGCAGGGACTATTTGTTACATTCAGAGAAGCGTATGTCTTTATTGTTCTCTTCTCCACCCTCTTTTCTGTCGGCAGCAAAGCTTACAAGCTCAAAAGTATCGCCTTTCTTGATGTATACGAAGGGAGTTTTCCATGAATCTTTTGGTAGCTTCTTCAGGTAGGGCTTGGCTCTGTAGTTGGGGTACTTCTCTGCATCCGGGTTGATTAGAAGTGCTTCAAGCCCCTCTTCCGTATCAGGGTAGACACCATTGTCCAACTTGAACATGTCCAGTCTTTTGCCAATGTCATTCATTTTTAGACAGACCGTATCTCTTTTGGCCTGATCGGCTGAATCCATAAGACCAGGTGCGACAACAGCCACAAGGCCTCCAAGAATAACGATGACGATCAGTAGTTCGATGAGTGAAAAACCTGCTCTCAATGAGGTTGTTTTAGTGTTTTGCATATCTTTCCTTAGTTTGTTTAGATATAATACCGGATTTAAAATACGGAATTTTACTTTAATAGAGCTTGTATATGGATAAACCCAAAAAAATTGAAAGAGCAGTTGTTTCTATGCGCAAAGGTTTTGCTCTGCTTATAACACTTTCTGTATTGGCAGTGCTCATTGGACTTACAGGGGTACTCCTCTCCTATTTTGACGAGGTACGAAAAGATGCTTCTGCGACCAAAGCACTGATACAGGGAAATCTCTATTATACAGATATCAGGAAAATCATTAAAGGTTTCAAGGAGAAGAAAACACTCTTCTCCACGCTCTATTTAATGCCCGTACCGCTGACCTCTCCGGATGGCAGGTTCGATATACTGTTGCAGTGTCATCCCAGAGCGAATGGAGTGAATATAAACTGGTTGGGGAAGGAGAATGATCCCAAAATGGCAGAACAGTTCACTCTGGTCCAAAATCTTTTTGAGAGTATTGTACAGACTTATGATCTGGAAGATGCCGAAAGGCTCGAGGAGATGCTTCTGGCCGAGATATGGGGAGAAGATCTTTTTATCCAGAAGCCCAACAGCAGACTTTTCCAAAAAAATGGTATTATATCGTTTAAACAATTTGAACAGATTCTTCAGCGATATCAATTCGAGACGGACGATCAGAAAGTTTCGCAGATACCCTGGGAGAAATATTTTGTATTCGGTGACAGTGGAACGCTTGTAGACGGAGATTATCTTTCTGCTGAACTCATCGCAATGCTTTTTGATATTGACCTTGAAACAGTGAGAGATGAGTGGGTAGAAGGCGGTATGAAACTGAAGGATTTTGTACAACAGATGGGCGGGAGCTATAACGATAAACTCTATGCGAAAAAGTTCATTGAAGAGGCAAAGTGCAGTGTGCAGTATGCATACCAGGATGAACGGTTCGAATTTACGTTCATAGACAGTCAGGGAGAGGTGAAAGATTTTGAATTTAATGGGAAGCAATAAGGAACTGTTGCTTGTACACAGGGGTATGGAGCATGTCTCTCTGAACCACAGTGTCAATGTGATGCTCACGCCGCAGTTCTATACCATGAAAAGAGAGGAACTCCCCATTAAGTACCTCTATCAGGCCAGGAAGATCGCCCCATCTCTCTTTGACGGCCTACTCGATGAGCAGGAAAGCTATGAATATTTCATTTTCAAAGAGGAGGAGCATTGGGTATTCATTGCTTATAATCCTGAAGAGATAAGGGAGTTCCTGAACACTAAGGGTATCTCTGCGGAACATCTATCCAAGGTCTTCTTTGTGCAGCAGGCACAGCAGGCGTTTGTGCAGCCTGTCGTTCTTGGTGACAAAGAAGTACTTATGACGATCGACGGTGTGGTAGTGCTGATACCCAAAGCTGCACTTTCCCCGGAACATCCCACAGCCTTTTTCGATGAAAGCTTCACGCCGAGATCAGGCGTGAACCTGCCGGGCAATAGTACTGCACTTATCAGCAGAAAAGAGGCAATTGTTCTAGCAATTATTTTTTCCATTTTTGCAGCTATTTTCTTCATAGAGGGATGGCAGTACAGTCGAGGTCTGAAAGTACAGGAAAAGGAGATGCAGGAACTTTTGGAAGCCTATCCTGCTCTGCAGAGCAAGATGCAACGAGAGAGTATTTCGTTAAAATACAAGACGATTGACGACAAAGAACGGAAAAAAAGAGAGACCATCAAAACACTTGCAGCGATGATCTTCAAAGGGGTGACTCTGACCACCTACCATATGGACGAGAAGCACTTCAAAGTGACGTTTGCCTGCAGCAGTGCGAAGACGGCGCAGAAAGTGGAAGCACTTGCCAAAAAATCAAACTTCAAGGTCACAAGAAGCAAAGGCAGCAATATCGTTGTGATCGAGGGTAGCGTATGAATTTGAACCAGTACAGGAATGAACTGATCGTCGGACTCTCTTTTGTGTTGATGCTTGTTGGCTTCTTCTACAAGAATGCCCAGGTCTCCTCTCAGGCAGAAAAGCTTTTTGCCATGAAGCAGGAGGTCAGGGAGTTCAAGGAGATCATCGCGCACAAAAGGGTCTGGGGTGACAAAGGACTCTCCAAGAAGATTGACAAGCTGCAGACTGTCGTCCCTGCATCCAAAGTGACATGGAGCAAAAAGGGCAGGAAACTGACAGCCCGTTATAAGGAGCTTACACCCAAAGAGCTCAACAAGGTGATGACCAAACTGATGAGTCTGGCAGTGCAGATCATTGAGCTCGATATTGCCAGATCGGGTGAGAACTATAATATGGGGTGCAAATGCAAGTGGTAAAAAAAACCTTAATGATCCTCTTTGTCGTCTGGTTCGCTTTCGTGCTCTTCATGCCGAAACGGAATCTCTATTACAAGCTTGAACAGGAGCTTGCCGTACAGGGGATCAAGGTCAATGAAGGCAAGATCAGCGAAGGGCTCTTTACCTTGAAGATCGATGAGGCGGTGGTCTACATTAAAGGCATAGATCTGATCCATGTGAAGGAAGTTTCCTTCTTCTCTTTGATATTCTACAGCAGTGTGGATCTTAAAGAGGTTGTGCTTGACGAATCACTGAGTAGCATAGCACCGACAAAACTGGCAGATGCAACACTTTCCCATGTCATCTGGTCCCCAGGGCATGTCTCTGTTTCGGGACAGGGTGACTTTGGCGCATTCGAAGGTGATATTGACCTGGTAGAGCGCAAAGTGCACCTTGACTTTACCGAGACTGCCGAGCTGGGAGCATTGAAGCGACAGCTTAAAGAGGATGAGAAAGGATGGTATTATGAAACATCTTTTTAATCCCCGAACGCTCAAATGGGTCGTAACACTTCTCGTCATTGTCCTTGTCGTCAAGCTCATCTGGCTTGCTCTGGAAATGACAGTATTGCCCAGCGCAGGGATGAATCAGGCTGAAGAGCTGGGAGAAAAGTCGCTCTACTACAGAGTGAACCTCTCACCCAACAAGCCCCCTGCTCCCAAAAAAGTGGAAAAACATGCGCCGATGGGCAGCATCAAGGATATAGAGCTTCTTGCCGTTTACAATGCGGAAGATACGACCGTGGTCACCGTCATGTACAAGCGTAAGACCAAAGTGCTCGGCCGCGGTGAAGAGATCAACGGTTTCACCCTTGAAGGTGCGGGCAGT
Above is a genomic segment from Sulfurovum riftiae containing:
- a CDS encoding TIGR04219 family outer membrane beta-barrel protein, with the translated sequence MIKKLTLASLLTSGLLYADTIGGEFFIGMYSHTPSGYASYTEPYTGLGLGTSADLEDTLHWESNENIFLKAYIEHPAPLIPNVKVAFTQLSHEGTGEVGNDFVWGGIHIPTLGTIENSLDISKYDLTLYYELLDNWAEADIGVTLGYIDGNIDVTALTGFEPFSFSHTESTDFSLFMPTLYGKARFNIPSTDISLQFEGDIFSYDDTTFYTYELSARYTFSMGLGIEAGYKALHLDSQDLVDGLVVDMDFDGPYAAVVWDF
- the gspG gene encoding type II secretion system major pseudopilin GspG, with amino-acid sequence MQNTKTTSLRAGFSLIELLIVIVILGGLVAVVAPGLMDSADQAKRDTVCLKMNDIGKRLDMFKLDNGVYPDTEEGLEALLINPDAEKYPNYRAKPYLKKLPKDSWKTPFVYIKKGDTFELVSFAADRKEGGEENNKDIRFSECNK
- a CDS encoding exosortase/archaeosortase family protein; this encodes MKRFVALYFLFLALLFVFLYLPTSPVSLFLNQAQTDLTLKLLDLFLEPEQLQGIDIMITPNYKIIINQACNGFIPFFFLAASILAYPASLLHKTVWIVIGYVVFSVVNVMRILLVVYFVQQEGGRDNFHWSHDMIGNTVLMVVGLGLFVAFMRSGRVRIR
- a CDS encoding prepilin-type N-terminal cleavage/methylation domain-containing protein; protein product: MLFLSDRTPRSAFSLLELLVVIVIVSIVYFLGFEGVEKSENKPKALTALNLKTTIENSELFNEEGTLICINQCRNCYLRKDITSPFEAYENKIDLAGSKTYTLDAQETLLEIEGGRYQDKKICLEMNFYKNGSSTQLILENRHGIYFLPAYFGEAQKVDSLEEARELWLRDSRLAAGNGDFY
- a CDS encoding type II secretion system F family protein; amino-acid sequence: MLFKYKGFDKTGKRVKGTVTAGTTEEAGQKLRSQNIYYEALTPTREFSLDTFSKREMPGEMLATFSRELSSYLNSGMTILTAIRLLENQHEGEKKYVSFLNSLKTMIDEGKSLYHALETQKVYAMPEFFVQSLNIAGQSGKMVEVLTNMGNFFSAQNKVKKQVKGAMVYPAVIFTVAIAMTSFLIAFVVPKITEVFEDTDQELPPITQFVLSISDFLTHYYIHLIIGILLMISLFKLAYSRIDTFHRFWDGLLLKLPLLGPLIQNHELGRFSYILSLMLDSGVAYAQAVNLATASFGNYKLKELFETASVKVLEGNKLSNALQLAKGVKLKRNFMQSLALGEESSEVANILDNISHLYAEENEDKLKLLLGLLEPLMMLLIGTIVGVIVSAMLLPIFTMTQGLK